The following proteins are co-located in the Theropithecus gelada isolate Dixy chromosome 19, Tgel_1.0, whole genome shotgun sequence genome:
- the LOC112613143 gene encoding putative uncharacterized protein encoded by LINC00269 — protein sequence LECSGAISAHCKLRLPGSRHSPASASRVAGTTDARCHTRLIFFVFLVETGFHHVSQDGLNLLTS from the coding sequence ctggagtgcagtggcgcaatctcagctcactgcaaactccgcctcccaggttcacgccattctcctgcctcagcctcccgagtagctgggactacagatgcccgctgtcacacccggctaattttttttgtgtttttagtagagacggggtttcaccatgttagccaggatggtctcaatctcctgacctcatga